The Malus domestica chromosome 06, GDT2T_hap1 genome has a segment encoding these proteins:
- the LOC103437559 gene encoding cytochrome P450 CYP749A22-like isoform X3: MVESDSDTKDDEGAGDQRSPLQTYPWKHQRNLRHEKGSHAQAQEFISRHSFCSCTSHTLLVTDIYGKNYLQWHGSLAQLVITEEPELCKEIMSNKDKAYPKREPTTFVKKLLGDGLVTTTEGEKWGKLRKLATHAFHGECLKSLFPDMVASAETMLERWRNYEEKEIEVFEEFRLLTSEVISRTAFGSSYLEGQNIFEMLMKLAFLVSKNALKVRIPGISKFFKTSDEIEAEKLEKGVYASIMEIVKKREKTATSGDEDSFGSDFLGLLLKARHDANDDQRISVDDLVDECKTFYFAGQETTNTLLAWTVFLLALHTNWQEEARKEVIELFGKQTPNLDGITKLKTMSMIFNESLRLYPPVAGFSRKVEREVRLGNVIVPANVGLVISNISFHHNRRIWGQDAQLFKPERFAEGVAKATNNNIGAFVPFGIGPRSCVGLNFAINEAKIALSMILQRYSFTLSPGYVHLPIQYVTVRPQHGVQHFWIICHKALGALLTH, translated from the exons ATGGTGGAGTCCGACTCGGATACAAAAGATGATGAAGGCGCAGGGGATCAAAGGTCCCCCTTACAGACTTATCCATGGAAACACCAAAGAAATCTCCGACATGAAAAAGGAAGTCATGCGCAGGCCCAAGAATTTATCTCACGACATAGTTTCTGTAGTTGTACCTCACATACACTCTTGGTCACAGATATATATG GGAAGAATTATCTTCAGTGGCATGGTTCTCTTGCACAGTTGGTCATTACGGAGGAACCTGAGTTATGCAAAGAGATAATGAGTAACAAAGATAAAGCTTATCCGAAAAGAGAGCCCACTACCTTTGTGAAGAAGCTATTAGGAGATGGTCTTGTGACAACAACTGAAGGTGAAAAATGGGGAAAATTGAGGAAGCTTGCTACCCATGCCTTCCATGGAGAATgtttaaaa AGTTTGTTTCCAGATATGGTAGCTAGTGCTGAGACGATGCTTGAAAGGTGGAGAaattatgaagaaaaagaaattgagGTGTTTGAAGAGTTCAGGTTGCTCACTTCAGAAGTGATTTCGAGAACAGCATTTGGCAGCAGTTATTTAGAGGGACAGAACATTTTTGAGATGTTGATGAAGTTAGCCTTCCTAGTTTCTAAAAATGCCCTCAAAGTCAGGATTCCTGGCATCAG TAAATTTTTCAAAACCAGTGATGAGATTGAAGCAGAAAAACTTGAGAAAGGTGTATATGCCTCCATAATGGAGATCgttaagaaaagagaaaagacggCAACGAGTGGAGATGAGGACAGCTTTGGGAGCGATTTTCTTGGATTACTTTTGAAGGCTCGTCATGATGCCAATGACGACCAGAGGATTTCGGTGGATGATTTGGTTGACGAGTGCAAGACCTTTTACTTTGCTGGACAAGAAACCACCAATACTTTGCTTGCTTGGACCGTCTTTCTTCTAGCACTCCATACGAATTGGCAAGAGGAAGCAAGAAAGGAGGTCATAGAATTATTTGGGAAACAAACTCCAAATCTCGATGGCATTACCAAACTGAAAACA ATGAGTATGATCTTCAATGAGTCTCTAAGGTTATATCCCCCTGTTGCTGGTTTTTCAAGGAAAGTTGAAAGGGAAGTTAGACTGGGAAATGTCATTGTTCCTGCTAATGTTGGATTAGTTATCTCAAATATATCATTTCACCACAATCGTCGAATCTGGGGGCAGGACGCACAACTTTTCAAACCAGAGAGATTTGCTGAAGGGGTTGCTAAAGCAACTAACAATAACATAGGTGCATTTGTGCCGTTTGGAATAGGACCACGAAGTTGTGTGGGCTTAAACTTTGCAATCAATGAAGCAAAGATTGCTCTGTCAATGATTCTACAACGCTACTCCTTCACTCTATCCCCAGGTTATGTTCACTTGCCCATTCAGTATGTGACAGTTCGTCCACAACACGGAGTTCAG CACTTTTGGATAATCTGTCACAAAGCACTTGGTGCTCTCCTCACCCACTGA
- the LOC103437559 gene encoding cytochrome P450 CYP749A22-like isoform X1 produces MSSLGGIVAILSSLLCVFLVFVLIKILHKLWWSPTRIQKMMKAQGIKGPPYRLIHGNTKEISDMKKEVMRRPKNLSHDIVSVVVPHIHSWSQIYGKNYLQWHGSLAQLVITEEPELCKEIMSNKDKAYPKREPTTFVKKLLGDGLVTTTEGEKWGKLRKLATHAFHGECLKSLFPDMVASAETMLERWRNYEEKEIEVFEEFRLLTSEVISRTAFGSSYLEGQNIFEMLMKLAFLVSKNALKVRIPGISKFFKTSDEIEAEKLEKGVYASIMEIVKKREKTATSGDEDSFGSDFLGLLLKARHDANDDQRISVDDLVDECKTFYFAGQETTNTLLAWTVFLLALHTNWQEEARKEVIELFGKQTPNLDGITKLKTMSMIFNESLRLYPPVAGFSRKVEREVRLGNVIVPANVGLVISNISFHHNRRIWGQDAQLFKPERFAEGVAKATNNNIGAFVPFGIGPRSCVGLNFAINEAKIALSMILQRYSFTLSPGYVHLPIQYVTVRPQHGVQHFWIICHKALGALLTH; encoded by the exons ATGAGTTCTTTGGGAGGCATAGTAGCCATTCTTTCAAGCCTTCTGTGCGTATTTCTTGTCTTTGTTCTCATCAAGATCCTACACAAACTATGGTGGAGTCCGACTCGGATACAAAAGATGATGAAGGCGCAGGGGATCAAAGGTCCCCCTTACAGACTTATCCATGGAAACACCAAAGAAATCTCCGACATGAAAAAGGAAGTCATGCGCAGGCCCAAGAATTTATCTCACGACATAGTTTCTGTAGTTGTACCTCACATACACTCTTGGTCACAGATATAT GGGAAGAATTATCTTCAGTGGCATGGTTCTCTTGCACAGTTGGTCATTACGGAGGAACCTGAGTTATGCAAAGAGATAATGAGTAACAAAGATAAAGCTTATCCGAAAAGAGAGCCCACTACCTTTGTGAAGAAGCTATTAGGAGATGGTCTTGTGACAACAACTGAAGGTGAAAAATGGGGAAAATTGAGGAAGCTTGCTACCCATGCCTTCCATGGAGAATgtttaaaa AGTTTGTTTCCAGATATGGTAGCTAGTGCTGAGACGATGCTTGAAAGGTGGAGAaattatgaagaaaaagaaattgagGTGTTTGAAGAGTTCAGGTTGCTCACTTCAGAAGTGATTTCGAGAACAGCATTTGGCAGCAGTTATTTAGAGGGACAGAACATTTTTGAGATGTTGATGAAGTTAGCCTTCCTAGTTTCTAAAAATGCCCTCAAAGTCAGGATTCCTGGCATCAG TAAATTTTTCAAAACCAGTGATGAGATTGAAGCAGAAAAACTTGAGAAAGGTGTATATGCCTCCATAATGGAGATCgttaagaaaagagaaaagacggCAACGAGTGGAGATGAGGACAGCTTTGGGAGCGATTTTCTTGGATTACTTTTGAAGGCTCGTCATGATGCCAATGACGACCAGAGGATTTCGGTGGATGATTTGGTTGACGAGTGCAAGACCTTTTACTTTGCTGGACAAGAAACCACCAATACTTTGCTTGCTTGGACCGTCTTTCTTCTAGCACTCCATACGAATTGGCAAGAGGAAGCAAGAAAGGAGGTCATAGAATTATTTGGGAAACAAACTCCAAATCTCGATGGCATTACCAAACTGAAAACA ATGAGTATGATCTTCAATGAGTCTCTAAGGTTATATCCCCCTGTTGCTGGTTTTTCAAGGAAAGTTGAAAGGGAAGTTAGACTGGGAAATGTCATTGTTCCTGCTAATGTTGGATTAGTTATCTCAAATATATCATTTCACCACAATCGTCGAATCTGGGGGCAGGACGCACAACTTTTCAAACCAGAGAGATTTGCTGAAGGGGTTGCTAAAGCAACTAACAATAACATAGGTGCATTTGTGCCGTTTGGAATAGGACCACGAAGTTGTGTGGGCTTAAACTTTGCAATCAATGAAGCAAAGATTGCTCTGTCAATGATTCTACAACGCTACTCCTTCACTCTATCCCCAGGTTATGTTCACTTGCCCATTCAGTATGTGACAGTTCGTCCACAACACGGAGTTCAG CACTTTTGGATAATCTGTCACAAAGCACTTGGTGCTCTCCTCACCCACTGA
- the LOC103437559 gene encoding cytochrome P450 CYP749A22-like isoform X2: MSSLGGIVAILSSLLCVFLVFVLIKILHKLWWSPTRIQKMMKAQGIKGPPYRLIHGNTKEISDMKKEVMRRPKNLSHDIVSVVVPHIHSWSQIYGKNYLQWHGSLAQLVITEEPELCKEIMSNKDKAYPKREPTTFVKKLLGDGLVTTTEGEKWGKLRKLATHAFHGECLKSLFPDMVASAETMLERWRNYEEKEIEVFEEFRLLTSEVISRTAFGSSYLEGQNIFEMLMKLAFLVSKNALKVRIPGISKFFKTSDEIEAEKLEKGVYASIMEIVKKREKTATSGDEDSFGSDFLGLLLKARHDANDDQRISVDDLVDECKTFYFAGQETTNTLLAWTVFLLALHTNWQEEARKEVIELFGKQTPNLDGITKLKTMSMIFNESLRLYPPVAGFSRKVEREVRLGNVIVPANVGLVISNISFHHNRRIWGQDAQLFKPERFAEGVAKATNNNIGAFVPFGIGPRSCVGLNFAINEAKIALSMILQRYSFTLSPGYVHLPIQYVTVRPQHGVQVMLHPL; the protein is encoded by the exons ATGAGTTCTTTGGGAGGCATAGTAGCCATTCTTTCAAGCCTTCTGTGCGTATTTCTTGTCTTTGTTCTCATCAAGATCCTACACAAACTATGGTGGAGTCCGACTCGGATACAAAAGATGATGAAGGCGCAGGGGATCAAAGGTCCCCCTTACAGACTTATCCATGGAAACACCAAAGAAATCTCCGACATGAAAAAGGAAGTCATGCGCAGGCCCAAGAATTTATCTCACGACATAGTTTCTGTAGTTGTACCTCACATACACTCTTGGTCACAGATATAT GGGAAGAATTATCTTCAGTGGCATGGTTCTCTTGCACAGTTGGTCATTACGGAGGAACCTGAGTTATGCAAAGAGATAATGAGTAACAAAGATAAAGCTTATCCGAAAAGAGAGCCCACTACCTTTGTGAAGAAGCTATTAGGAGATGGTCTTGTGACAACAACTGAAGGTGAAAAATGGGGAAAATTGAGGAAGCTTGCTACCCATGCCTTCCATGGAGAATgtttaaaa AGTTTGTTTCCAGATATGGTAGCTAGTGCTGAGACGATGCTTGAAAGGTGGAGAaattatgaagaaaaagaaattgagGTGTTTGAAGAGTTCAGGTTGCTCACTTCAGAAGTGATTTCGAGAACAGCATTTGGCAGCAGTTATTTAGAGGGACAGAACATTTTTGAGATGTTGATGAAGTTAGCCTTCCTAGTTTCTAAAAATGCCCTCAAAGTCAGGATTCCTGGCATCAG TAAATTTTTCAAAACCAGTGATGAGATTGAAGCAGAAAAACTTGAGAAAGGTGTATATGCCTCCATAATGGAGATCgttaagaaaagagaaaagacggCAACGAGTGGAGATGAGGACAGCTTTGGGAGCGATTTTCTTGGATTACTTTTGAAGGCTCGTCATGATGCCAATGACGACCAGAGGATTTCGGTGGATGATTTGGTTGACGAGTGCAAGACCTTTTACTTTGCTGGACAAGAAACCACCAATACTTTGCTTGCTTGGACCGTCTTTCTTCTAGCACTCCATACGAATTGGCAAGAGGAAGCAAGAAAGGAGGTCATAGAATTATTTGGGAAACAAACTCCAAATCTCGATGGCATTACCAAACTGAAAACA ATGAGTATGATCTTCAATGAGTCTCTAAGGTTATATCCCCCTGTTGCTGGTTTTTCAAGGAAAGTTGAAAGGGAAGTTAGACTGGGAAATGTCATTGTTCCTGCTAATGTTGGATTAGTTATCTCAAATATATCATTTCACCACAATCGTCGAATCTGGGGGCAGGACGCACAACTTTTCAAACCAGAGAGATTTGCTGAAGGGGTTGCTAAAGCAACTAACAATAACATAGGTGCATTTGTGCCGTTTGGAATAGGACCACGAAGTTGTGTGGGCTTAAACTTTGCAATCAATGAAGCAAAGATTGCTCTGTCAATGATTCTACAACGCTACTCCTTCACTCTATCCCCAGGTTATGTTCACTTGCCCATTCAGTATGTGACAGTTCGTCCACAACACGGAGTTCAGGTAATGCTTCACCCACTTTGA